The genomic segment CATGTGAAGTCACGTTTCTTGATTCTACGTCTTGACGTTACCGTTTCCATATCCTGACTGTTATCAACGTGTTTTCGTTCGAATTGGttcattttttttcatttccTATGAACCTTGTTTTCATTCCTATTCTTGGCCTtaccaattttgattttgttgcgGTAACAAAATGTAAAATGAAAACAGGAAAGAGGCTATTCTGGTCGACCCAATTTGTCCCTAATTAATGGAAGCAGTAcagttttgtaatttttttttggtacaaacatttttgaaaaaaaaagaattatgaaaaatattttcttttttttagcaaaaaaacaaacaaacagccCAATCTTTCTGGCGGACGAAACCCAATTCAAACAGCGGCTCGGCCCAACGCAATTCCATCGGCCTGGCCGCTGGCGGCCTGTCCGGCGCTCTCCGTTCCACCTCCACCTGTCGCCATAGTCCAGTCGTCCTCCGCCCTGCCCCCCGGCTGGGCGATCCCACATGGCGTCGCCTCCTCCCGTGGCGGCCGCGGGGCCTCACAGCGTCTTCGTGTACGGCACTCTGATGTCGGCGGAGGTGGTGCGGGTCCTCCTGGGCCGAGCACCACCCTCCTCCCCCGCGCTCCTCCCCGACCACCGCAGGTTCAGCATCAGGGGCCGCGTCTACCCGGCCATCCTCCCCGCCCGTGGCCACGCGGTGAGCGGAAAGGTCCGCGTCCGCCTCTCACTCTCTACGCGCCAGCCGTAACCCGTCGCAAATACGGCAGAAACATGGAGGCGAAGGCCACCGAGACAGCTCCCGTCTGAATCCGTTGCCTCTGCTCCGTCCAGGTTCTCAAGGAGCTCACCGACAGGGAACTCCATGTGTTCGACATGTTCGAGGACGAGGAGTATGTGAAGACAACCGTCGAAGTCTCACTGGCTGTGAGTACATTGCAACCGTATCTGCACCATCTGATTCTGATCGACTGCCCATGCTTACTACCTTCGCATTGTTCTGAACTTCTGATCCTTAGTAGCTCAGATGGTTAATGGTTTCATTTTCAACGATGAAAAAAAGATGGTCTGGGGGTTTTGCAGGATGCACCGGAGAAATCACTCGGCTACGCGTACATATGGGGCAACGAGCGTGATCCTGACCTCCACGGGGAATGGGATTTTGAGGTCTGACTGAATGTCACCGTATGATGTTCGTGTTTGTGTCTGTGATTGTATGGTGATTCGATTTGTATTGATGTCTCGGTTTCTGGTCTGTAGGAGTGGAAGGAAGGTGCATTTGAAGGACTACCTCGAGATGACTCAGGAATTCATGCAGGAACTCGGGCAATTTTAAACACTTCTCCCCTGGTTTGTAACTAAACAGGATCCTTGCAAATTACCATAGAATAATCTGTGTCATAGTATAGCCTCTTGTGCTCATATAGAGTCGACGAGTGATTGCTCCACGATGCATTTCTTCTGTGTTTTTGGAACATACAGATGTTACTTGAGCCATTTGGATGTGAACAAATCGACTCTTCTCTTCTGCCTGTTTTTGCTGTGCTGTCCTGTGAAATGATAAGGTTTCTGCTTCCTACTAGATGCCTACCACTAGCAGTGAAGTTTACTGCTCTATATATTGGTCACCAACGATTAGGATCTGGATCTGACTAGTTGGCAGTAAAAAGTATATACAGAAATCTGTCAAACTTTACCAAAATGAGATGTATAGAGTTTCCTCGTAGTGACTGATAAAACCTGGTTATAGTCAAACAAAGTGCACCTACAAAATGGACACTGACAGGTTGTCCATTTGTAGATTTTCTGAAACTAGATAAGGAATAGCAATGGGCAAAAACAAGTAAGAATAGCAAGCATATGCCAGTTCACTTAAATGGGCCATTCACATTGGACAAATAGTACTAATCAGTAGAACCTCTTTAATCTGCTTCAGTATTTTCTGAACTGAGACTCATAGTGCTACATGGGTTTCAAGCAACCCCAGGAGCAGTTAAATACAGAATTACAAATACTCTCCACCAAAATACTTTATCTTCAGATCTGCCTACTCTGCCTGAAGTTTGGATTTTGCCTAACCCTCTGTCCGACATTTCGACTTGCCACAGCTCTAGGTAAGTTTCATTCTTCTTGCCTACATTGTTTCAACCAAGAAAAGTACACATATATCTAAAACATACCCTAATCTGAGGAGTGCTCTCCCAGCTATAAAAGCCTAGACGTCTACAGCATCCTGCATTGCTTGGCGATAATTCTGTAGATGGCTGGATACTGGTTGCTTTTTGCAACCATAGTTCTCACCTCCCATTCTGAATTCATAATTGTGAAATGCAGTTCAACAACTAACACAGGGATAAAAGGAAATACTGTAAGCAAACTGTGTGTACGTACCTGTGATCCGGTCATTCAAATTGGTCGTAGAAGCCGATCGAAGGGTTACCAGGGTTCTGGTCACAGCGAGGCTTCCAGGCATTCCCACCATCTGAACTGCTGCAAGCCTGGTTGGAGAGGACATTGTTCCCCAAATCACCATCTAAGCTCATCTGTTGCACTTCTTGGGGGGATAGGATCCTAATGCACTTCACACAATTCACAAATTCCCTGTATAATTCACATCACATTTTATTATGATAATAACCAACGAAATTCTTCTTCTATCATTTATATTCAGTGCATTTACAAAATTTACACACCCTATAAGCTTCAGCATATGCTTATCAATAAAAAGGAAGACACAGGCACATTGCTGTTCACTTTTGTACATTTTTTTTTACTATATTACATTCCTAGACAGTATACACATCTACATTGGGCACTTCTACAATATTATTTTCTTGACAAATTTTCATAGTGAATACAAAATTTAATATAAAGCAAAAGTAGGAACATAAACTTACTCCCATGGGTCATCACCGAGAAGTAGGATGTCATCCTCATGGTCCTTGTAGACTAACTTCCAGCCTACTCTCTGTCGGTCCTCAAGTTGGCCCTCTATACCAAACATGCGGGCCAAAGCATGCTTCAATTCTTCATATCCAGAGAACCTACCTATGTCAATAGACCGGCCTACAGCTCCACGCTTGTAGACCTACAGGATTTATGTTACAGTCACTTTTATGAAAATGTTAGGTTTACATTCAAAAGAATGAATGGCCATAGCAAACAAAGCACATGCTCAAGAGTTTATGGCTCCAGAGTGAGCATGGTCATAGAAGGTCCCAATTGCCAAGTGTCCAGTCCTTGACAAGCTTTTAAAGCAATATGTGACCACCTCAtaaaccatacatccaagcaagCATTAATACACCTATCTCGTTTGAATCGTGATTTCTAAACTGCTTGACAGTAGCTGACTACTCAATTGACATAATAGCATGGCACCATATACTAGCACAGCTAAAACCATAAATGCGCTCTTGAAAAGACAGTTATACATTTGCTTTTCTACTAGTCTGAATATGACAGAATTTTGACTACCCTTTCCTTAAACTTTTTTACATGTGAACTTTTTACATGTACTTCACATATATTGTCATATCTGCTCCAATATTTCATCTTATATTTGGTGTACAGAAGTGTATTCCATTCTTCCATTAAAGTCCCGCAATTCAATATTCAGGAATTAGTAAATACAACAACAAAAGTATACCATTGAATGTTATAATATCAGTAAGTTGGGTTATTTAAAGAAGCACAAACCTTTGTGAATGTCCGCATTCTCTGTGGTGGAGGTGGAGGGGGCCAAGAATTTCTGTTCAACATGGCACCATCGTTGATTGCAGAATCAATTGAGTTAAAAGCTATATCAGACTGACCGAATGACTGTGAAACCATGGAGGTTGAGATCTCTTGTTGGGCATCCTTTTGTATTTGGTAATTGTTCTCAACATCAGTTGACAAATTAGGCTGACACTTCACAGGATTAAGTGCACTTACCAACAAGCCTTCTGTTTCCATAGGAAAGCCCAATGGACCATCATTGTTGATCCCAAAGAAGGCATTGTTAGTTGGATCCACTTCTTGAATTTCCACATCTGGAAGTGCATCTTTGAACATTTGTTGCTGATTGAAGTTAGAAGTGAGGAATCCTTGATGCAAAAGTCCATCTGTTTGGGTAGGCCATAATGAAGTTGCTGATGAAGTTGTTTCCAGGTTGTCTGTTGATGGTACAATGTTCAAAAGATTGTCATGTCCAGTCCCAACAGTGGGTGACTTTGAGGTGATTACATTCTCCTTCAGATCATGGTTCAACTTCGACGATTCCTTCATCATTATTGGAGTTGTTACAGCTTCACCAGATGTTGGAATTGAcatcagagcagacgattgaggcACCTTCTCCATGTTGACCTTGCAATGCTCATTCCTGCCAATGGTTGGGTGTGCCAAATGATTTCCGTTGTTGGCTGTAGAAGGTGATGTTGAGCAAGAAGGGATTTCCTCAGTTAGTACAGATTGTGTAGCACCTGGAATCATCAGTTGGCTTCCAGCTTTGGACAGAACGTTGGTTGATGAAATCGGTGGGAAGGCAACATCTGACACATCTGCAAGTGCAACTTGTTTCTGTGAAAGCTTCTGCTGTTCTTGCTTCATTGGTGGTGGCGCCTGTGATGCTTGCAGTGAAACTTTGCTATCTTGCTGAGGCACGATCCGCTGCTGAGCAAGTGAATGAGAACTCGATAGCTGCTGCATATCCAAAAGTAACTTCTGTTGTTCCTGTATTAGCGGTAATCGTGAGAGTGGAACTGCTGGCTGTGATATAAGTGACTGCTGCTGTAGTTTCTGTAATAGCTGCAACTGAAGTTCCTGGTCAGACAATTGAGCCTGTTGACCAGCCAGATTCACAAGTTGACCTGGCGACTTGTTTAgctgctgctgattctgctgctgctgccgctgcagTTGCTGAAGTAAAAGCTGCTGTTGTTGCTGCAGTTGAAAATTCTGGTCCTGATGTTGCTGTGAAAGAAGCAGCTGTTGCTCACTGGTTCCCTGCTGGCACCTAGTTGGAAACGGATGTTGTTGTTGCTgcgactgctgctgctgcatctgAGTCTGGATAATTACCTGGGCCTGGACAAGATTGGCTTGAGCCTGGCTTAGAGGAATTGCTTGGTTAACGGGCTGTTGTTGCCTCTGCTGGTTGCCAACTTCTTGCTTCAGTTCTTGATGGTTGGTGATAGCATCAAGTTGATTACAAGACAACGATCCCTTGGCAAGCTCATTTATAGGTTGCATTTGCTGAGGGAGCTTGGAAGCATTAAGCTGTACACTGTTTTGTTGCAGGAGATGGTTCTGAACATATAACTGCCTTGCAAGCTCAGCGGCACCAAGGTTTTGCATGGCAGGGTTACTTAGAGATCGCAGATACTCCGACTGTATGCCTGTATTAGCTAATGTGGAGCTCTGCTGCCTGTTCATGTTCATCCATTGAACCAAGCTCAGACCAGGCATTGTGGTGTTCTGGGTCTGAGCATCCTTTATGCATATCTCCTCACCAAGCCAAGGCATTGCCCTCTTGAAAAGGTTTTCCATCTCTGATGACTCGTCATCTGTTAATTCAAATATAAAAGCGAACCATGTAAACCATCAGAAGTAGTTGTCGTGATATGCAATTTGCATTGCAAtctaaaacagaaagatgaacCTAAGGCTGATTTACCTATTTGCCTAGGGCGCTTTACACCAAAGAAAGGCTGGGGGCATATGAAGAAAGGAGCAGCAATTGGTTCAATCTCCCACATTGAAACTCTGTTTCGCCTTTCACCTGCAGCAGACTCATCCCAACCAACCTACAAAATTACGCTACATCTGTGAATCAGGTACAAACCAAATCTGCCATCAATGGTGTGGCTCAGCAATCTAACCTGTAAGTTGCGCCACTGGGAGTTTTTCCATCTTACAGGATCTAGGTCACATATCCCAGTTATCGTACCCATGTACCTGAAGAACATTAAATAATTTAATTAGTATAGAATAGGCAACAAAACCACGGCTATAATTTAGAATTTAAAACAAAGAAATATAAATTGATTGTCAATAATGTGCCAAATCAAAATCAAAATAGGTAAAAAGAGCCACTGTACCTTCTCATCCCTAATTCCTCGGTCTCAAACATCATCCGGAATCGCATTCCTAAAGATATTTGGTTACTATACAGTGCCTTCTGGTATTTGGCAAATGGGATAACAAATTCAGTAGGGCTAGCCCTGAAAGTCCACATTTCAGATAAATCAATCATTGATAGTTACTGAGTTACATAAAAAGGCTGTTTAGAGCCATCAGGGTGGGAAAATTATAGTGTAGGAACATTACTCGCCTAGGGTTGTAAAATATGGTAAATGGGCTATTGTTAGCAGCAGCATGGGCCGCTGCAGCAAGCACCCCTATGTGCATACTGTCACTTGAAAGTACTGAAGAGGATATATTAGTTGGCTGCCGGCTAGCCCGCCTGATTCCCAGTAGAAGTTGCTGCCTTTCATCCCTAAAATCATGATGAGCCAAAACATAGATGATATTCATACTCCAATTTTGTTCATTATTTCACAGGTAAGTTGGTAAGAATCTTTACTCTAgaaagaaccaagacaagctttTGCAAGAGGAAAATGATCATGAAATTTACCTAACAAAAATGACAGAATCACCAACAAATAGTCTCTTGCCGCCCACAAAAAGACTCCACCCAGTGGTAAGTAAATGTCTTTTCGGCTGACCTGATCATAGTAAAGTACAAAATTATTCATAGTATTGAAACTTGCATTTACAGTCAAGGACCTCTAATGTTGGCAACAGTAACAGTAAATTTTCCCTTGCAGACCACCCAGAACATAAAAGAATCATGTGCAAGGTTCTTCAAATGCATGAAACTTCATGGGGAAATACTTGCATAAAAACTAAAAGAGTCCTGCTACTGCCATTTTGTAGCAATGAAAGTGCTATATTTTCCCCACCTCGAAATATATGGCGAAATGTCCACACATTGTCATGTATGTCTCTGGCTTGAAGTTCTTGAGCCGGAGGCTGCATACTGAAGTCCTGTAGAACAGACCAGGAGAGTAAAAATATTACAATGGCACTATGACGTTGATAAACAGCAAGCATTTTGCGGCGGCAATGTTAGATATTTGATGCCTGGATACCAGTGGAGGTAATATCTTCTCTGCAGCACGGCGAGGCACAGAGAAACCTCCATGTGTACTTGTATCACTTGCAGTAAGTGTCTTACAGAAGAACTCCATCTGTGGCCTTGCATGTTTTAGTGCAAGCTCGGATAGCTGTAAAGCCTCTTTTCCATACTAAACCAAAGTCAAAGCCAATGTTTTAGGACATTGGAACAAGCAAGAGACTTTTGGAGAACCACAAGTTCTAGATGCTCACTGTGTTCACTGGCTGAAGAGTCATCTGTGCATACACCTCATCAGTGTCTGGGTCCGCCTGAGGACAAAAGAGAGATGGTTTTAGAATTGGTGATTGCAAGCTCCGTGTCAAAAGTACAGGATAGGAAGTGTACATTACATGCAAAGTAACACTGTGAAGAAGACATATCAACTTTGAGGGAAGATTTGGGTAGCTTGGCACATGTGCATCAATGTCCTTTTGCATAGAAGCTGCAACCTGAATCAGAAGGACAATAAGTCCAAGCATAACATTCCGTTTGGAAGAAAGTGAAAAATATTAGTATTCAAATATTCAAGGTAACTTTTTGTCTTAATCTCGGGAGACATTAAATTGCAGGCAGATTAACCAAGCATCAAGTATATGGGGACTAATATCTTTTCATTATTTTCCAGTAATACACCACAACTTTTCCTGTATTCATTGTTGCATTACTGTCACAGTCAGAATAATGCATGGGGAAATATTTATCTTTGTGGCGCTGTTATTTCAAAATGTGCTAGTGTGGGGACTCATCAGTACTCTGCGGATTTTACGATAAAAGATTATTTCATGAAATGATTAAGAAAGTAGAGCCATTCGAACATGCTTCCCCTTTTGCTAACCCTTTCTGCAGATTGACTAAAAAATTGAAGCGGAAAGTAGTCTGCAGTTTAAAAGCAGCGCCGCATGAGTGAACTTTTCTTAGATAAACTCTTTATAAGTACTGTGATAAAGTCCTCTACCATCATGCGCAACACAACCAGATGTCATAAAAACAAAAGGATTTCATTTCCTTTACTTTTCTTCTGAAATAGAAAGATAATTTATGTTTTCATCTTTCTGAAAAGAACACCATGACTGGCTTTTGGATTAAGATTTTTATAGAGAACCATCACTTATGATAAAAATAAAATTTCATAATCATGTTATTCCAGTGCCAAATCAGGAAGCTGGAACAAAAATTACCCATCCCAGGACCATAAATGCAAGCAACCCACATGCACAGAAGATGCTTCATGTACACCAAACTCCTTGCAAGGAAATAGTGCACAGCACACCAGAAACCAACAGAGGAAAGAAGGATGTAGGACCCCAATAGTTCCAACCACTTTGTCAATGAGCTAACATTAGCAGGTTCTTGCACTGGAAGATATCAGCAACCGAGTGAAATCTTCACATTTCTAGTGAAGAATGGGAATCTTCTTGCACCAAAAAGAtctgaatgaaaaaaaaaatcaccagAAATCTGGTAGTAAAGCAGATTATGGGAAACTATTCCAGTTAGCTCAGCAACAATCAGTAGGCTCTACCCACAAATCAACAActgtttttcatttttattaCTGCACTGATAGTAATACCCTTTCTGTTATATCCCTTGTATAGAAACCAAAAACATTGTAGTAATAAACTCAACAttaagccaaaaaaaaaatcacagaaTGAAAAAACACAACTTTTCACCTGAAACACACAGAATCAAACTACAAACTCTGCACAAGTATCACAGAACACCGACATATAGATGCCCAattgaagatttggtggcatgaTCCCATAGAAGATGCCGAAGAAGCATCAGCGGATGTTACAAGAACAGAGCATCCCAAAGGCTGTAGCAATGGCGTCAAGCCGTCAACGACCGTTACGGCGTGACGTCGAGAAGCAGGAGCAGCAcggggaggaggacgaggagggcaCGGTGTCACTCACCTGCTCGCTGTGGCCCTGCGGGAAGTAGACGACGAGGCTGCCCACCGGCGGCAGCGACACGAGCGGGCCCGAGCAGGCGTACCACAGGTCGGCGTTGATCGCCGGCGCCTTCCGCTCCCCTGCGGGCGCATGCCGACGCCGGCGTCAGCGACACGACACGAGAAAAAAAAAAGGCGGGCGCGGCGTTCCGTCGAGGCCGGCGACAGACGCACGCGCAAAGAGGAGGAAGGTGGCGAAAGAGGTACCTTCGCATGGCGCCGCGCCGGtggaggcggccgcggccgcgggggAAGGGACGGGCGAGGGCGCGACACCAGAGCTCGCCGGGGACTGCTTCATGGTCGCGTCGCGTGGCCACGCGGGAGCTTCACTCGTGGCCCACGAGCATGGAGCAGGGGCGGCGCGGCGTCGCTGCCAGACAGACAGCGCGCGCCGCCGGATGGCCGGGTCGTTCTTGGCGGAAACAACCTACAGTACTACTACTACCTGCCTAGGAGTAGTTGCTCCGGACGCGGCGCTAGGCGAGCGGCGTGGCGGCGCCTCCCCGACAACGCGAGCAGCACCTCACGAAGACCAAGGCCGTCCCctagagagagagacagagagaggaggtgctgagCTCTTGGCTAGTTGGTGCGTTGCCTCGGGAGTTAAAAACGAAACGCTCCTTGCTTCTCTCTTTTTCCTCGTCTTCTTGCGAGactggagagagagaaagaggaggtGAAAGACAGCAAGAGGATGTCCTCTGCAGCTCTCTCAGCTCAgctcagcccagcccagccgcGTCCGTCGTCTCTGACGTTTTGTAGTAGGGCCCGTTTGGATCATCGAAGGATTATGAGAAGCCTTGCTCTCGCCGCGGCACCAGGCCAcgccgccgagcacagcaccgCCTCCGCCATCACCTTGTGCGCGCTGCACCGCATCACTGCCATCTCCATCTCGCCATTCGTTGTGCCTcatccaccaccatcacctcgaCGTGTTGACTGCTCCAGTTGCACCTTGGTGAGGGCGTATTTCCGTTTTTCCCCTCTCGCCGGAACCTCGGCCGCCATTACCGCCTCCACGGAAAGCTCGCCATAGCTCGGCTCGTCGGCGCTTTTCCTTCGATTTTGAGTGTTAGCGTTGGGTCAGTACGTGTATTAGTCGGTGCCAAGACGTTACCGTCGTTAGTGATCCCGCCGGCGTGGAACGCGACGACCCGCGCCACCGCATTCTAACCcccgcaccgccgcgccatggtCAAGAGTCGTCGGGGCTTTACGTGGAGCTTTTGTTGTTGAAATAGAGTCGCTAGGTCACCGTGGTACCATTGCGCGCCTTGCCTGGCTTTCCCGTGGCTGGAGATGGCCGGCACAGCGTTGAGCagcgccaccgtgccgccatcaccgacgacgagcatgctccacccaccctcacccgccaccacctaggtcgtttGATGCGCGCTACTCCATAGATGCtgtcgtgaagacctcaccgccggcaacctcgccgtcggcgagctctgactGCGCCAGCAGCGTTCATCACCGCTGCCCTGTtttcgtgtcactgacgcgtggggtcccctgaccagcgggtcccacctgtcagcgacagcagtattgaaggccaactcattttgaatccagttttgatttgttttgtgaattttgtatctttagttgggtagctcctaaaattgtgaaataaatatggttgtgttgcttaggaagtgtagtatttaataaaaatatgttcttgggttcaacagtagaaatttctagagatttaaattaggatttgaaatgtgcttttgaatgcattcaaatttgtttattttatatctagagttcctgtgctccaaaaattatgaaatttttgtggtaggctattcttgtcatatatgagcttgggtaaaaatttgaagaccagtgcatgtgtagatctatagttatagatttttcttttataaatagttaatccttgcatgaatttttataaattaattatgagtccaaaattcatgaaatttgttggaggtgatactagtaccatatggatgttaggaaaaataagaaatctgttgtttgacacttttcaataggattttccatttttgctatttcaagccttgcttccttatcatttttgtatagaatgttctacttagtaaaatgacatgaaatttttatagtagtcctttgatagcattagtaaggctctgtaaatttttgagaatttattaagcacatctgatatatatttattatttaacctagatatctaaataaaataataaaggcaatttaataaatagtttgggcttcaccattatatcatcttaactgtatttggtatgcttacactgttggtaggttctagttgTCAAATgttgaatgattacataaagtagaagtgttattacgttatattgcatgttaagtcatttccggactgattctagagtgtgaggagttacatgttgaaactgatgtgtactgtaaaaatggttaaaaaCAAAGtcgtagaaaatttgataagctttccagaaagtctaggatcactgcttttggatttgtagaactccagttatgagtaaaacaagtagctactaattgtggcctagtcgatgcattgtagaagtagttaagtagtaatcgagaagagatatgcacctactcaaacaacatgatgcacttgttaacatatatgcattcgtaatacttataccatactcatgcatccaggatcggaggaagagatcacgttgctggaattcgaagaagcggagaaagggaacccgcaggaggatccgcaagccgtagctcccgaaggcgtggagcagaaccctgaagagcttccggagtgccctgaccatcgccctacttcctttctgcgaggcaagccccggagcattataagtctcccagtaatttataaatgtttacttacgtatttatgattgatgcattaggttataagagttgaatgaaaccacttgatgcatgtacattccttgtccagatattatccctttaaccggtataggtctaggatcgaatatatatgcttagccatgcttagaccggtagaagtcaggtgatgtcctgtcacctgcgagatataggtggataccggagcacggttggctatatctgctatcgtggaactgaaccatgaggtaaaagtaaattgagaccggatgggaggtcgatagggaagcaacaaggcatggaggtcttgggtgtggacttatccccgtccgtgtcgattaaggaccgtatcgttgttggcgcttctgacaagattgaacgcatgcctctcacttagctggccggataactcgttccgaccgcgaagccgagtaattcaactcaggccgggaaccgttctgttgtgcgctccttccggggaatgatcagactgagcccaagggcaggtttagcctgagcatcctggcatctggtgttccagattgtgcggcgtagtacgaacccgcgaaatgtgtaccggagttgtaccaaaggtgacctaagactatcgtggctggtagatctgggtttgtgttaggaataaattcccagctggttgaaaatcgattcgaatcgccatctctcccggatagtgagaaacttggctagtcccaacatcgtagcagctatattatgaaacatgatggttcggatgaatatggaattacaatacctgctatggttactactgtatgcttctaaatgatataccacatgtttggcacaggatagttgcaaatcctagaaatggatagttataattaacttgataaaggaatcataattgtacaactggtaattgccttttacgcaaaatgttgtcaagttacgtccacttatacagccttgcatgatccttggagtcattttatttctggttcatgacgggtaagtctagctgagtaccttctcgtactcagggtttattttcccattgttgcagatggcactgtgtatcatggttattgcaagagttgcttctatcccgctgtggatgaggagtaagccttgggcaggcttccttagtaattcctatctttgcttttgtggaccgtgatctggtttggcactgtatcaaactacgttggaaacttatcttcgaacttatttgcttccgctttatttatcaaactcggtttgtaataacttttattcgtactctgatgatgaaaagtatctgtgaactttatgtaatatgtggcatgtatgttgaatcctgtacgatcttggttgttgtaaatcgtttatcgagacccgtcgtggtactcgacggactaccgggtttatatgggttcaagtatgacagtgcgaccgcttgcggattgccattatacttgtattcttataaattggtcggttctgcgacagctggcatcagagcaagattcaacgttaattgtcacaagtgtatttaaaacaaaagtttttgttttccaaaaacccttctctagcaactattagttatataataggtatttgaaatctaaagtgtgccaatgatcactttccttatgcccaaattaaggactattaggtggctattaagtactaacatgggggtttttacttcgtcgtccatacggcgtgctatagtatggatgccattcacttgagtggtaatgtatggatcaaatgcctcta from the Miscanthus floridulus cultivar M001 unplaced genomic scaffold, ASM1932011v1 os_1718_1_2, whole genome shotgun sequence genome contains:
- the LOC136534255 gene encoding auxin response factor 5-like isoform X1 gives rise to the protein MKQSPASSGVAPSPVPSPAAAAASTGAAPCEGERKAPAINADLWYACSGPLVSLPPVGSLVVYFPQGHSEQVAASMQKDIDAHVPSYPNLPSKLICLLHSVTLHADPDTDEVYAQMTLQPVNTYGKEALQLSELALKHARPQMEFFCKTLTASDTSTHGGFSVPRRAAEKILPPLDFSMQPPAQELQARDIHDNVWTFRHIFRGQPKRHLLTTGWSLFVGGKRLFVGDSVIFVRDERQQLLLGIRRASRQPTNISSSVLSSDSMHIGVLAAAAHAAANNSPFTIFYNPRASPTEFVIPFAKYQKALYSNQISLGMRFRMMFETEELGMRRYMGTITGICDLDPVRWKNSQWRNLQVGWDESAAGERRNRVSMWEIEPIAAPFFICPQPFFGVKRPRQIDDESSEMENLFKRAMPWLGEEICIKDAQTQNTTMPGLSLVQWMNMNRQQSSTLANTGIQSEYLRSLSNPAMQNLGAAELARQLYVQNHLLQQNSVQLNASKLPQQMQPINELAKGSLSCNQLDAITNHQELKQEVGNQQRQQQPVNQAIPLSQAQANLVQAQVIIQTQMQQQQSQQQQHPFPTRCQQGTSEQQLLLSQQHQDQNFQLQQQQQLLLQQLQRQQQQNQQQLNKSPGQLVNLAGQQAQLSDQELQLQLLQKLQQQSLISQPAVPLSRLPLIQEQQKLLLDMQQLSSSHSLAQQRIVPQQDSKVSLQASQAPPPMKQEQQKLSQKQVALADVSDVAFPPISSTNVLSKAGSQLMIPGATQSVLTEEIPSCSTSPSTANNGNHLAHPTIGRNEHCKVNMEKVPQSSALMSIPTSGEAVTTPIMMKESSKLNHDLKENVITSKSPTVGTGHDNLLNIVPSTDNLETTSSATSLWPTQTDGLLHQGFLTSNFNQQQMFKDALPDVEIQEVDPTNNAFFGINNDGPLGFPMETEGLLVSALNPVKCQPNLSTDVENNYQIQKDAQQEISTSMVSQSFGQSDIAFNSIDSAINDGAMLNRNSWPPPPPPQRMRTFTKVYKRGAVGRSIDIGRFSGYEELKHALARMFGIEGQLEDRQRVGWKLVYKDHEDDILLLGDDPWEEFVNCVKCIRILSPQEVQQMSLDGDLGNNVLSNQACSSSDGGNAWKPRCDQNPGNPSIGFYDQFE
- the LOC136534255 gene encoding auxin response factor 5-like isoform X3, whose translation is MKQSPASSGVAPSPVPSPAAAAASTGAAPCEGERKAPAINADLWYACSGPLVSLPPVGSLVVYFPQGHSEQVAASMQKDIDAHVPSYPNLPSKLICLLHSVTLHADPDTDEVYAQMTLQPVNTYGKEALQLSELALKHARPQMEFFCKTLTASDTSTHGGFSVPRRAAEKILPPLDFSMQPPAQELQARDIHDNVWTFRHIFRGQPKRHLLTTGWSLFVGGKRLFVGDSVIFVRDERQQLLLGIRRASRQPTNISSSVLSSDSMHIGVLAAAAHAAANNSPFTIFYNPRASPTEFVIPFAKYQKALYSNQISLGMRFRMMFETEELGMRRYMGTITGICDLDPVRWKNSQWRNLQVGWDESAAGERRNRVSMWEIEPIAAPFFICPQPFFGVKRPRQIDDESSEMENLFKRAMPWLGEEICIKDAQTQNTTMPGLSLVQWMNMNRQQSSTLANTGIQSEYLRSLSNPAMQNLGAAELARQLYVQNHLLQQNSVQLNASKLPQQMQPINELAKGSLSCNQLDAITNHQELKQEVGNQQRQQQPVNQAIPLSQAQANLVQAQVIIQTQMQQQQSQQQQHPFPTRCQQGTSEQQLLLSQQHQDQNFQLQQQQQLLLQQLQRQQQQNQQQLNKSPGQLVNLAGQQAQLSDQELQLQLLQKLQQQSLISQPAVPLSRLPLIQEQQKLLLDMQQLSSSHSLAQQRIVPQQDSKVSLQASQAPPPMKQEQQKLSQKQVALADVSDVAFPPISSTNVLSKAGSQLMIPGATQSVLTEEIPSCSTSPSTANNGNHLAHPTIGRNEHCKVNMEKVPQSSALMSIPTSGEAVTTPIMMKESSKLNHDLKENVITSKSPTVGTGHDNLLNIVPSTDNLETTSSATSLWPTQTDGLLHQGFLTSNFNQQQMFKDALPDVEIQEVDPTNNAFFGINNDGPLGFPMETEGLLVSALNPVKCQPNLSTDVENNYQIQKDAQQEISTSMVSQSFGQSDIAFNSIDSAINDGAMLNRNSWPPPPPPQRMRTFTK